A region of the Littorina saxatilis isolate snail1 linkage group LG12, US_GU_Lsax_2.0, whole genome shotgun sequence genome:
cagcctggcggtgaacTTTCAATTTCTTTTTTACGGTTGATATGTTAAAGGCAACGAAACAAACTTCGTTCTAAAATTCGTTGTCACTTCCCCAGAAGACATGCAGGCAAAGGGACAGAATTTTAACCTGACGCCATTATTTACGTTATGACGTCTTTTAGAACTTTGTTTGacttttgacgtcagagattttaGTCCGGAAGTGAAGGCCAAGAACAGAAGTCTTGGTTTGTTTATTCAGAGATACTATTCGGCGTCGTTCCTCATTGATGTGACAGCTATGTCCAGCAGAATGAGGATGAATAACGTTCCCCTGGCACAACCTGTGAATTCCTATGGCGAGATGAATGTTTCCCAAGATGCCAATGTCAACGGGACCTTGCTCTCAGCGATAGTGACTTACGTGTATGACGAAGAGGGTGTGGGTACCACCAGGATCATCTACAGTTCAGACGAAGACTTCGCGGCCTATGCGGACCCCGTTGCAGAGGCCGCCCAGCTGATCCAACGCCACTACCTCAAGGTACAGTAGAGGACATTCAaatatattgctattctgataaACACGTGAGGGATTCGGGGGTTGTGATTGGATAGACTCACACAGCCCTATTCCGATCATCGGGCCATATTCCGCAGGAAGTTTGCGAATATGCTGAAAACACAACAGCTGTTAATAATAATGAATACAATTGAACCTCCCTTTAAAGATTATCCAATTTAAGACTACCCACTTTTTACGACTTTTATTTTTCGGTTTTCGGTTCATGACCTTTGCAAAAtttaacccccattttaagactccctcctttcaacGTCAATTTGCGTCAATGTTGATAGGTACCATGAAAATAAACgttgtatttcagcaatgaccgggtggattgctttgaaactttcaggatctTATACACGTACGAGACGTACTTTCGGTAACATTTCTGCTGGCTTGCACATTCGGGTTACTCCGGTCGCCTTCGTTGTGTAACGGCGAGACCTAACCCAATCGGGAAGCGCGATAATAAAAGTATGCCGCAAGTCACTTGTAAATCCCTGAGGAGTTGAGCAGCGCTCAAGTGAATTTTAAAGTCGGTGCTAAATCGGGAACTTGATCGTTGGGACCGTTGACTTTTCGCTAACCTGGCCTCAGCGACGCGGGGTGACTTGAAACCAACAAAACTTGGGGGAAAGTTGATTGAAAGTCTAACATGTGAACAGCACCTAAGTTTACTCAGTAAAGCTTACTCGACCTGCCGCTATATGGCCCCTGTGTGACCTTGAAGGATGAACGAGTTCAAGCAAACTTGTGTCACGTGTGAGGGTCAGCACAGGTTATGAAGTGGCCAAAGCTCTAGCTGCAAACTcgtcatttttcttttctcatttctttttttgtggggACAGGGAGGGGGGAAGTTCACGGCAAGACAGGCAAAAAAATGCACTGGGTCAACTGATCCCAAAACCAATCAATTCAGTGTTCACTTCCGTGTGATGTGCAGGTGCTGTGCGCGGTGGGTCTGCCGGGCAACATTGCAGCTCTGCTGGCCATGGCGGTGTTGGTTAGGCCGCCCAGTGCCAACACCTTCCTGCTGGCGCTGCTCGCTGTCTCCGACACGCTGGCTTTGCTGCTCAAGCTGGTGATGAACCAGCTGTACTTCTCGCTGGACCGCCTGTCCGACCACTTCTGCCGCTGTGAGATGCTGACCAACGTGTGCAGCAGCTATGCCAACTGGGTGCTGGTGCTGGTGGCTGTGGAGCGACTGGTGGCCGTGCTGCTTCCCTTCAGTAGGGCGCGCTTCTTCACCATGCACAGACTGTGCGCGTTGAGCGTGGCCCTTGCGGCCGCCATCCTCGCCGTGCACCTGCCGCTCATCATAGGCGGCGTGGCCGTGGGCCGGTTTAGGTGCGGGACGACTCAGGCTGTGTCTGGCTACGCGGATCAGGTGTGGAGCTGGGTGAACGTGACGCTCTACGCCTtcctccccacctccctcctccTGCTCATCACCCTTTTCCTCGTGCTCGCTCTCCGGAGGGCCGGCAACCGGCGCGAGCAGCTGCAAGGCTCCGTCACGTGCTATGTGACGTCACGCGCCAGCCGAGAGGCGCGGAGGACGGAGCGGACCTTCACCGTGATGACGCTGGCCGCCGCCCTGCTGTTCGTGCTGATGGTGCTGCCCCAGTGTCTCTACTTCGTCCTCTTCCACTACACCACAGTGCTGCAACACCTCCGCCACCTGCCCGCCGACAAGTTGACGCACCAGGTCACCTCGCTGATGGCCGATTCCACGCACGCCTTCAATTTCTATTTCTACGTCATCAGTGCAAAGCGATTCCGACATCGTCTTGTGCTGTGCGTTCGTAACAGCCTGAAACGATCGTCCAAGCATTCCGGCACCTCGCCTCCGTGTACGTCCGTTAGTAGACTGTCAGGGCGGGATGTTGTCAGTGTTGTCAATGGGAACAGTTGCTGCGCAGAGAGGATTTTGCTAGCACAGAATGGCAGCAGTAAGAACCCACAGAATAGTTGTGGCCGGAATCTTCTTACGGTCGACATTTCTGACAAAGATGCTGCTAAACTAACGGAGAGTCTTGTTT
Encoded here:
- the LOC138982203 gene encoding somatostatin receptor type 3-like yields the protein MSSRMRMNNVPLAQPVNSYGEMNVSQDANVNGTLLSAIVTYVYDEEGVGTTRIIYSSDEDFAAYADPVAEAAQLIQRHYLKVLCAVGLPGNIAALLAMAVLVRPPSANTFLLALLAVSDTLALLLKLVMNQLYFSLDRLSDHFCRCEMLTNVCSSYANWVLVLVAVERLVAVLLPFSRARFFTMHRLCALSVALAAAILAVHLPLIIGGVAVGRFRCGTTQAVSGYADQVWSWVNVTLYAFLPTSLLLLITLFLVLALRRAGNRREQLQGSVTCYVTSRASREARRTERTFTVMTLAAALLFVLMVLPQCLYFVLFHYTTVLQHLRHLPADKLTHQVTSLMADSTHAFNFYFYVISAKRFRHRLVLCVRNSLKRSSKHSGTSPPCTSVSRLSGRDVVSVVNGNSCCAERILLAQNGSSKNPQNSCGRNLLTVDISDKDAAKLTESLV